One region of Paenibacillus sp. genomic DNA includes:
- a CDS encoding fructose-specific PTS transporter subunit EIIC: MKKILAVTACPTGVAHTYMAAESLIKAAKDSGTSLKVETRGAVGVENELTEQEIAEAHAIIVAADTDVLESRFAGKPIVRVPVAQAIKNPQGLIEEALNKQAASSADYVQQVEKTKAERSSARTGAYKHLMTGVSAMLPLVVAGGLLIALSFVFGIEAFKVEGTLAAALMSIGGGAAFALMVPILSGFIAFSIAEKPGLAPGLIGGMLASQLGAGFLGGIISGFIAGYAALLLKRHIKLPRHLEGLKPILLIPLLASAIVGLLMIYVIGEPVSAIMNGLTAWLTTLGSANAVLLGLLLGAMMAFDMGGPVNKAAYTFAVGLLASDVYGPMAAVMAAGMTPPLGLWLATLLAPKKFTNEEREAGKAASVLGISFITEGAIPFAAGDPLRVIPSLVAGSAVTGALSMLFGATLRAPHGGIFVLPIPNAVGQLGMYVVAIAAGIAVTALMLSILKKPVKA, translated from the coding sequence ATGAAAAAGATACTTGCCGTAACCGCCTGTCCGACAGGGGTTGCGCATACGTACATGGCAGCGGAGTCGCTGATCAAAGCGGCGAAAGACAGCGGCACCTCGCTGAAGGTGGAAACGCGCGGCGCCGTCGGCGTCGAGAACGAGCTGACCGAGCAGGAGATCGCGGAAGCGCATGCGATCATCGTCGCCGCGGATACGGACGTCTTGGAAAGCCGGTTCGCCGGGAAGCCGATCGTTCGCGTCCCGGTCGCGCAAGCGATCAAAAATCCGCAAGGCTTGATCGAGGAAGCGTTAAATAAACAAGCGGCCTCGAGCGCAGACTATGTGCAGCAAGTGGAAAAGACGAAGGCCGAGCGCAGCTCGGCGCGCACGGGCGCTTACAAGCACTTGATGACGGGCGTGTCCGCGATGCTGCCGCTCGTCGTCGCCGGCGGATTGCTCATCGCGCTGTCATTCGTGTTCGGCATCGAGGCGTTCAAAGTGGAAGGCACCCTGGCCGCGGCTTTGATGAGCATCGGCGGCGGCGCGGCGTTCGCGCTGATGGTGCCGATATTGTCCGGCTTCATCGCGTTCTCGATCGCCGAAAAGCCGGGTCTCGCCCCGGGCCTGATCGGCGGCATGCTGGCGTCGCAGCTCGGCGCCGGATTCCTCGGCGGCATCATTTCCGGCTTCATCGCCGGTTACGCGGCGCTGCTGCTCAAGCGGCACATCAAGCTGCCTAGACATCTCGAAGGGTTGAAGCCGATTTTGCTCATCCCGCTGCTCGCCTCCGCGATTGTAGGCCTTCTTATGATTTATGTCATCGGCGAGCCGGTATCGGCGATCATGAACGGCCTCACGGCGTGGCTGACGACGCTCGGCTCCGCGAACGCGGTGCTGCTCGGCCTGCTGCTCGGCGCGATGATGGCGTTCGATATGGGCGGACCGGTCAACAAAGCGGCGTACACGTTCGCCGTCGGCTTGCTCGCCAGCGACGTGTACGGCCCGATGGCGGCCGTGATGGCCGCCGGCATGACGCCGCCCCTCGGCCTTTGGCTGGCGACGCTGCTCGCGCCGAAGAAATTTACGAACGAAGAGCGCGAAGCCGGCAAGGCCGCTTCCGTCCTCGGCATCTCGTTCATTACGGAAGGCGCGATTCCGTTCGCCGCGGGCGATCCGCTGCGCGTCATCCCCTCCTTGGTCGCCGGCTCCGCGGTGACGGGCGCTCTCTCGATGCTGTTCGGGGCGACGCTGCGGGCGCCGCACGGCGGGATCTTCGTTCTCCCGATCCCGAACGCGGTCGGCCAGCTGGGCATGTACGTCGTCGCGATTGCCGCGGGCATCGCGGTGACGGCGCTGATGCTCTCGATTTTGAAGAAGCCTGTGAAGGCGTAA
- a CDS encoding PadR family transcriptional regulator, whose translation MQSQDVILGMLMKASLSGYEIKQHFETLFSHFYNASFGTIYPTLNRMERDGLLTKRSLAQVGKPNKNIYTITAKGRQAFYRYLESDIQETEVKSDFMLRLFFGEWADRDRTIQWLEDGIRRHERTLAKLYADREQWAAKLSPTQRVCLNIGIANTEGALQQLREGLAELQSGAGRRS comes from the coding sequence GTGCAAAGCCAGGACGTCATCCTCGGCATGTTGATGAAAGCGAGCTTGTCCGGGTATGAAATCAAGCAGCATTTCGAAACGCTGTTTTCTCATTTTTACAATGCGAGCTTCGGCACCATTTATCCGACGCTCAACCGGATGGAGCGGGACGGGCTCTTAACGAAGCGGAGTCTCGCGCAGGTCGGGAAGCCGAATAAAAACATCTATACCATTACGGCGAAAGGAAGACAAGCGTTCTACCGCTACCTGGAGAGCGACATTCAGGAGACGGAAGTGAAGTCGGACTTCATGCTGCGGCTGTTTTTCGGCGAGTGGGCGGACCGGGACCGGACGATCCAGTGGCTTGAGGACGGCATCCGCAGACATGAGCGGACGCTTGCGAAGCTGTACGCCGACCGCGAGCAGTGGGCGGCGAAGCTGAGCCCGACGCAGCGGGTGTGTCTCAACATCGGCATCGCCAATACGGAGGGCGCGCTGCAGCAGCTGCGCGAGGGGCTCGCGGAGCTGCAGTCAGGCGCGGGGCGGCGGAGTTGA
- a CDS encoding type II toxin-antitoxin system HicA family toxin produces MPSWDDFETWLKRNGWKKLREGRDTIYEKTDSNGNVRRTRVSKGSGEIGKGLFRRILKQQLGIDKDTYDRLK; encoded by the coding sequence ATGCCTAGCTGGGACGATTTTGAGACTTGGCTAAAACGTAACGGTTGGAAAAAGCTGCGCGAGGGAAGAGATACCATCTACGAAAAAACTGATTCCAACGGTAACGTTAGACGGACACGAGTTTCCAAAGGTTCGGGCGAAATTGGAAAGGGATTGTTCCGTAGAATTTTAAAACAACAACTGGGAATCGATAAAGATACTTACGACCGCCTCAAATAA
- a CDS encoding SDR family oxidoreductase codes for MKILVTGATGQLGAKVVETLLETVPAERIAASVRSPEKAQALRDRGVDVRQGDFDDPASLDAAFAGIDKILIVSTQGDNDTRIRQHQAAVDAAKRAGVKFIAYTSVSHADTSSLFLAPVHKATEEAIRATGIPYSFLRNNWYIENEIGSIQGALAGAPIVTSAGAGRVGWASRDDYARAAAAVLAGEGHENTIYELAGAPATTEDFAAALSRALGREVPVQHVDDATYGTIMAGAGVPDFVVPILVAIQSAIREGTLDVSSGDFAKLLGRPPASLEEALPSIVAGVKAAGTQ; via the coding sequence ATGAAAATTTTGGTTACCGGCGCTACAGGGCAACTGGGCGCGAAAGTCGTAGAAACTTTGCTCGAAACCGTTCCTGCCGAGCGAATCGCCGCGAGCGTGCGCTCGCCCGAGAAAGCGCAAGCGCTCCGCGACCGCGGGGTCGATGTGCGCCAAGGCGACTTCGACGATCCGGCATCGCTCGACGCCGCCTTCGCCGGCATCGATAAAATCTTGATCGTATCGACCCAAGGCGACAACGACACTCGCATCCGCCAGCACCAAGCGGCGGTCGACGCGGCGAAGCGCGCCGGCGTCAAATTTATCGCCTACACCAGCGTCTCCCATGCGGATACGAGCTCGCTGTTCCTCGCTCCCGTCCACAAGGCGACGGAAGAAGCGATCCGCGCGACGGGCATTCCGTACTCGTTCCTGCGCAACAACTGGTACATCGAGAACGAAATCGGCTCGATTCAAGGCGCGCTGGCGGGCGCTCCGATCGTCACGTCGGCCGGCGCCGGGCGCGTCGGGTGGGCGAGCCGCGACGATTACGCGCGCGCGGCGGCCGCGGTGCTCGCGGGCGAAGGCCACGAGAACACGATTTACGAGCTCGCCGGCGCGCCGGCGACGACGGAAGACTTCGCGGCGGCGCTGTCCCGCGCGCTCGGCCGCGAGGTGCCGGTGCAGCACGTCGACGATGCGACGTACGGCACGATCATGGCCGGCGCGGGCGTGCCCGACTTCGTCGTGCCGATCCTCGTCGCGATTCAAAGCGCGATCCGGGAAGGCACGCTCGACGTCTCCAGCGGCGACTTCGCTAAGCTGCTCGGCCGTCCGCCCGCTTCCTTGGAAGAAGCGCTCCCGTCGATCGTCGCCGGCGTGAAAGCCGCTGGGACGCAATAA
- the ptsP gene encoding phosphoenolpyruvate--protein phosphotransferase encodes MGGYGVTEKRLQGLGVSEGIRIGKAFVYEPAGAGAAEDVKADRPDEELARLQAAKSRCVEELNELVERTKEKLGEEKATILKGQISFLNDPSFYPPMEALIKGEGWSAETAVRRVVKQVAALFESMANEYMRERAADIRDVGGRLLSHLAGGAAVRLSDIREEVIIIAEDLSPSDTVQLDKNLVLGFATKVGGKTSHTAILANSLGIAAVLGLGEQTKEIAHGDLLVLDGGAGVCIVRPTSETVARYERLLEEERAGHTELEAYAHRAAETKDGHVFEIAANIGRPEEAEGLLARGAEGVGLFRTEFLFMDRNAAPSEEDQYEAYKRALEAMDGRPVVIRTLDIGGDKHLPYFDLPEEMNPFLGYRAIRLCLDNKELFVTQLRALLRASVHGDLKIMFPMISGMDEWRAAKRVYEDVRAQLIAEGAAVADRIELGVMIEIPSAALIADRLAKEVDFFSIGTNDLVQYTVAVDRMNEKVSYLYDYFHPAVLTLIKRVIDASHAEGKWTGMCGSMAGDPLAAPLLVGLGLDEWSMSPTAIPKIKREVSRLRRDDCAKLADAALDLGTPADVREALRSFLENV; translated from the coding sequence ATGGGGGGATACGGAGTGACAGAGAAACGGCTGCAAGGCTTGGGCGTATCCGAAGGCATTCGGATCGGGAAGGCGTTCGTATACGAACCGGCGGGAGCCGGCGCGGCGGAGGACGTCAAGGCCGACCGCCCGGACGAGGAGCTCGCGCGGCTCCAGGCGGCGAAGAGCCGCTGCGTCGAGGAGCTGAACGAGCTCGTCGAACGGACGAAGGAGAAGCTCGGCGAAGAGAAGGCGACCATTTTAAAAGGGCAAATCAGCTTCTTGAACGACCCCAGCTTTTACCCGCCGATGGAGGCGTTGATCAAAGGCGAAGGCTGGAGCGCGGAGACGGCGGTGCGGCGCGTCGTGAAACAGGTGGCGGCGCTGTTCGAAAGCATGGCGAACGAATATATGCGGGAGCGGGCGGCCGACATTCGCGACGTCGGCGGCCGGCTGCTGTCGCATCTCGCCGGCGGCGCGGCCGTCCGGCTGTCGGACATTCGCGAGGAAGTCATCATCATCGCCGAAGACTTGTCGCCGTCCGACACGGTGCAGCTCGATAAAAACTTAGTGCTCGGCTTCGCGACGAAGGTGGGCGGCAAGACGTCCCATACCGCGATTTTGGCCAACTCGCTCGGCATCGCGGCCGTGCTCGGCCTCGGCGAGCAGACGAAGGAGATCGCGCATGGCGACCTGCTCGTGCTCGACGGCGGCGCGGGCGTATGCATCGTGCGGCCGACGTCGGAGACGGTAGCGCGGTACGAGCGGTTGCTCGAGGAAGAGCGCGCCGGTCATACCGAGCTTGAGGCGTACGCGCATCGCGCCGCGGAGACGAAGGACGGACACGTCTTCGAGATCGCCGCGAACATCGGCCGTCCGGAGGAAGCGGAAGGGCTGCTCGCGCGCGGCGCGGAAGGCGTCGGATTGTTCCGCACGGAGTTCCTGTTCATGGACCGGAACGCCGCCCCGAGCGAGGAAGACCAATACGAAGCGTACAAGCGGGCGCTCGAAGCGATGGACGGGAGGCCGGTCGTCATTCGGACGCTCGATATCGGCGGAGATAAGCATTTGCCGTATTTCGACCTGCCCGAAGAGATGAATCCGTTCCTCGGCTACCGAGCCATTCGGCTCTGCTTGGATAACAAGGAGCTATTCGTCACGCAGCTTCGCGCGCTGCTGCGCGCCAGCGTGCACGGCGACTTGAAAATCATGTTCCCGATGATTTCCGGCATGGACGAGTGGCGCGCGGCGAAGCGCGTCTACGAAGACGTGCGGGCGCAGCTGATCGCCGAAGGCGCCGCCGTGGCGGATCGAATCGAGCTCGGCGTCATGATCGAAATTCCGTCGGCGGCGCTAATCGCGGACCGCCTGGCGAAGGAAGTCGACTTCTTCAGCATCGGCACGAACGACTTGGTGCAGTACACGGTCGCGGTCGACCGGATGAACGAGAAGGTGTCGTACCTCTACGATTACTTCCATCCGGCCGTGCTGACGCTGATCAAGCGCGTCATCGACGCGTCGCATGCGGAAGGCAAGTGGACCGGCATGTGCGGCAGCATGGCCGGCGACCCGCTGGCGGCTCCGCTGCTCGTCGGGCTCGGGCTGGACGAGTGGAGCATGTCGCCGACGGCGATTCCGAAAATCAAACGCGAAGTGTCGCGGCTTCGGCGGGATGACTGCGCGAAGCTGGCCGACGCGGCGCTCGATCTCGGGACGCCCGCGGACGTGCGGGAAGCGCTGCGGTCGTTCTTGGAGAATGTGTAA
- a CDS encoding AarF/ABC1/UbiB kinase family protein yields MAIGRQIRHMNRYRDIAAALMRHGFGFIVEETGLFQALALPARMVRRAAPPERKSVGERLRYVIQELGPTFVKLGQIASTRSDMLPDDIVSELALLQDRVEPFPYAEVKALIAAELGRTPEELFAEFEERPTAAASIGQVHLGRLHTGERVAVKIQRPGVSPAIKTDLEILRNLAALAEARFEWAQRYQLQGMVAEFGKALLQELDYTIEGRNTEQVAKQFRGDSGVRMPAIYWVYTTKRVLVMEYLDGVKVNQLDELERIGADPKRIARKLLEAMFHQMFVEGLFHADPHPGNLLAMPDGAVAFIDFGMVGRLSPAMKTSFASLIIALMRQSTEGVMKAVLRMGLLTEEANLDELRRDVEELREKYYGVPFSEMSLGEAVNDLLDTARRHHIRIPTDFLLLGKALLTVEGVAVALDPEISIVSLAEPFGLRLLKERLHPKRLGAAVWRDVSEYGDMLLRLPKQASELMSVAKSGRARLEISVPELDAFLRKLDRISNKLSFSIVMLAFSIVMTGLIIGSSLSRQPSVLWKVPAIEVGFGIAMLMFLWLLYAILKSGRF; encoded by the coding sequence ATGGCAATCGGCAGACAAATACGGCATATGAACCGTTACCGGGACATCGCGGCCGCGCTCATGCGCCACGGCTTCGGCTTTATCGTCGAGGAGACGGGCCTGTTCCAGGCGCTGGCGCTGCCGGCGCGCATGGTGCGCAGAGCGGCGCCGCCCGAACGCAAGTCGGTCGGCGAGCGGCTCCGGTACGTCATTCAGGAACTGGGACCGACGTTCGTCAAGCTCGGCCAAATCGCGAGCACCCGCTCGGACATGCTCCCGGACGATATCGTCTCGGAGCTGGCGTTGCTGCAGGACCGGGTCGAACCGTTCCCGTACGCGGAGGTGAAAGCGCTCATCGCGGCCGAACTCGGCCGGACTCCGGAGGAGCTGTTCGCCGAGTTCGAGGAGCGGCCGACGGCCGCCGCTTCGATCGGACAGGTGCACCTCGGGCGGCTGCATACCGGCGAGCGCGTCGCCGTGAAAATTCAGCGCCCCGGGGTATCGCCCGCGATCAAGACCGACCTGGAAATTTTGCGGAATTTGGCGGCGCTCGCGGAGGCGCGGTTCGAATGGGCGCAGCGGTACCAGCTGCAGGGGATGGTCGCCGAATTCGGCAAGGCGCTGCTGCAGGAGCTCGATTACACGATCGAGGGTCGCAATACGGAGCAAGTCGCGAAGCAGTTCCGCGGCGACAGCGGCGTGCGGATGCCCGCCATCTACTGGGTATACACGACGAAGCGGGTGCTCGTCATGGAATACCTCGACGGGGTCAAGGTCAATCAGCTCGACGAGCTGGAACGGATCGGCGCGGACCCGAAGCGGATCGCGAGGAAACTGCTCGAAGCGATGTTTCACCAAATGTTCGTGGAAGGGTTGTTTCACGCGGACCCGCATCCCGGCAATTTGCTGGCGATGCCCGACGGCGCGGTCGCCTTCATCGACTTCGGAATGGTCGGCCGGTTGTCTCCGGCCATGAAGACAAGCTTCGCGAGCCTCATCATCGCGCTCATGCGGCAAAGCACGGAAGGCGTTATGAAGGCTGTGCTGCGCATGGGGCTGCTGACGGAGGAGGCGAATTTGGACGAGCTGCGCCGAGATGTGGAGGAGCTGCGGGAGAAATATTACGGCGTGCCGTTCAGCGAAATGAGCCTCGGGGAGGCGGTCAACGATTTGCTCGATACGGCCCGCCGCCACCATATCCGAATCCCGACGGATTTCCTGCTGCTCGGCAAGGCGCTGCTCACGGTCGAAGGCGTCGCCGTCGCGCTCGATCCCGAAATCAGCATCGTGAGCCTCGCGGAGCCGTTCGGCCTGCGGCTGCTCAAGGAGCGGCTCCATCCGAAGCGGCTCGGCGCCGCCGTATGGCGCGACGTGTCCGAATACGGCGACATGCTGCTGCGGCTGCCGAAGCAGGCGAGCGAGCTGATGAGCGTCGCGAAGAGCGGGCGGGCGCGGCTCGAGATCAGCGTGCCGGAGCTGGACGCGTTCCTCCGGAAGCTGGATCGGATCAGCAACAAGCTGTCGTTCAGCATCGTCATGCTCGCCTTCAGCATCGTCATGACGGGGCTGATCATCGGTTCCTCGCTCAGCCGCCAGCCGAGCGTGCTGTGGAAGGTGCCCGCGATCGAGGTCGGCTTCGGCATCGCGATGCTGATGTTTTTGTGGCTGCTGTACGCGATTTTGAAATCGGGGCGGTTTTGA
- a CDS encoding HPr family phosphocarrier protein, whose amino-acid sequence MYEVKATIQNKDGFHIRPAQLFTEKALAYQSTIHLATDGADVDGKSILGLMTLGLRQGSVVTIKAEGPDEREAAEALAALIESGFGEA is encoded by the coding sequence ATGTACGAAGTAAAAGCGACGATTCAAAACAAGGACGGATTCCACATTCGTCCCGCGCAGCTGTTTACGGAAAAGGCGCTCGCCTACCAAAGCACGATTCATTTGGCGACGGACGGCGCGGACGTGGACGGCAAGAGCATTCTCGGGCTCATGACGCTCGGACTGCGTCAAGGCTCGGTCGTAACGATCAAAGCGGAAGGACCGGACGAGCGCGAAGCGGCAGAGGCGCTCGCCGCGTTAATCGAAAGCGGGTTCGGGGAGGCGTAA
- a CDS encoding Rrf2 family transcriptional regulator, with protein MKQISSRFSIAVHALSLIAQFPSQCTGEFIAGSVNTNPVIVRKMIAMLKKAGLVTVRPGVGGTSLTKAPEDISLLDVYRAVGSTDDGELFNFHDAPNPLCPVGQRIEGALRSHMREAQLAMERKLAGVTLRQLIAEMQEQSNTR; from the coding sequence ATGAAGCAAATCAGCAGCCGATTTTCGATAGCCGTGCACGCTTTGTCTTTGATCGCTCAGTTTCCGTCGCAATGCACCGGAGAATTCATCGCCGGCAGCGTCAACACGAATCCGGTCATCGTGCGCAAAATGATCGCCATGCTAAAGAAAGCCGGTCTAGTGACCGTCCGTCCCGGCGTCGGCGGCACGTCCTTGACGAAAGCTCCGGAGGACATCTCGTTGCTGGACGTATACCGGGCTGTAGGCTCGACGGACGACGGCGAACTGTTCAATTTCCACGATGCGCCGAATCCGCTCTGTCCCGTCGGACAGCGAATCGAAGGAGCGCTGCGGTCCCACATGCGCGAAGCGCAGCTCGCCATGGAGCGCAAGCTGGCGGGCGTCACCCTGCGGCAGCTGATTGCCGAGATGCAGGAGCAATCGAATACGCGGTAA
- a CDS encoding FusB/FusC family EF-G-binding protein, which translates to MEPFLHNHQYNKIVQQAQILLSALQTSSDRRVVEAARSRAVAVALEACPEASEDNRRTVERVGELRTAEDVQAYIAELQLYTRKFPLLSEQEAKRLFPKTKKLKLPDLAQAGGKPLTYLSWVDGGSNRMYLVYRRDAASAWIGVEGRFEAVAKKGVCAFCNRSGETALFTAVTKARLAHLPDYYKAVGQYICLDGAACNARIASVETLEQFLETIGS; encoded by the coding sequence ATGGAACCGTTTTTGCACAATCATCAATACAATAAAATCGTCCAGCAGGCGCAAATACTGCTGTCCGCGCTGCAGACGTCGTCGGACCGGCGGGTCGTCGAGGCGGCGCGATCGCGGGCGGTCGCCGTCGCGCTGGAGGCTTGTCCGGAGGCGTCGGAGGATAACCGGCGAACGGTGGAGCGCGTCGGCGAATTGCGCACCGCGGAGGATGTACAGGCGTATATCGCGGAGCTGCAGTTGTATACGCGCAAGTTCCCGCTGCTGTCGGAACAAGAGGCGAAGCGGCTGTTTCCGAAGACGAAGAAGCTGAAGCTGCCCGATCTCGCGCAGGCCGGCGGCAAGCCGCTGACGTATTTGAGCTGGGTCGACGGCGGATCGAACCGGATGTATCTCGTATACCGCCGGGACGCGGCGAGCGCATGGATCGGGGTGGAAGGGCGGTTCGAGGCGGTCGCGAAGAAAGGCGTCTGCGCCTTCTGCAACCGAAGCGGCGAGACGGCGCTGTTCACCGCCGTGACGAAGGCGCGCCTCGCTCACTTGCCCGATTATTATAAGGCGGTCGGGCAGTACATTTGTTTGGACGGCGCGGCGTGCAACGCGCGGATCGCGAGCGTGGAGACGCTGGAGCAGTTTTTGGAGACGATAGGGTCGTAA
- a CDS encoding fructose PTS transporter subunit IIA: MKITELLDRKAIFIPLQTTDKAECLQLMAEGLAAAGAVSNQDEYVAALKQREATGSTGIGFQVAIPHGKSAGVARPAIAFAKPAQPLDWDSLDGQPVKAVIMIAVPEGAGNEHLQILISISRKLIDEQFRNALLSVDSADELIALLETIS; the protein is encoded by the coding sequence ATGAAAATTACGGAACTGTTGGATCGGAAAGCGATTTTCATCCCGCTGCAAACGACGGATAAAGCCGAGTGCCTGCAGCTGATGGCAGAAGGCCTCGCGGCCGCGGGCGCGGTCTCGAACCAAGACGAATACGTCGCGGCGCTGAAGCAGCGGGAGGCGACGGGCTCGACGGGCATCGGCTTCCAAGTCGCGATTCCGCACGGCAAATCGGCGGGCGTCGCGCGTCCGGCGATCGCGTTCGCGAAGCCGGCGCAGCCGCTCGATTGGGATTCGCTCGACGGGCAGCCGGTGAAGGCCGTCATCATGATCGCCGTTCCGGAAGGCGCCGGCAACGAGCATCTGCAAATTCTCATTTCGATTTCGCGCAAGCTGATCGACGAACAGTTCCGCAACGCGCTGCTTTCCGTCGATTCGGCGGACGAACTGATCGCCTTGCTGGAAACGATCTCTTAA
- a CDS encoding phasin family protein, translating into MISEVLKKAVALGLGVTAMSKEKAERLVEELVRKGEVRPNESQELLTRLLQRGEEERSELKKIVQEQLRNVLAELRVATKEDVERLDARLTALEGAGGAPAVAGAESTEPQTAPPAGPSPE; encoded by the coding sequence TTGATTTCGGAAGTACTGAAGAAAGCGGTCGCGCTCGGCTTGGGCGTGACGGCGATGAGCAAGGAGAAGGCGGAGCGCTTGGTGGAGGAGCTGGTGCGCAAAGGGGAGGTTCGCCCGAACGAGTCGCAAGAGCTGCTGACCCGGCTGCTGCAGCGCGGGGAAGAGGAGCGGAGCGAGCTAAAGAAGATCGTTCAAGAGCAGTTGCGGAACGTGCTCGCGGAGCTGCGCGTGGCGACGAAAGAGGATGTCGAGCGGCTGGACGCTCGGCTGACCGCCTTGGAAGGGGCGGGCGGCGCGCCGGCCGTCGCGGGGGCGGAATCGACCGAGCCGCAAACGGCGCCGCCGGCGGGGCCGTCGCCGGAATGA
- a CDS encoding fused MFS/spermidine synthase — MRELWTRSVGGGALTVYETNELYGEKGAFRALRFADGAVQGAVDLNDPARIVLEYPRAIMHLMEENDPDYESVFVIGHGVGTMGQALKDKRCKIAEIEEAVLDASRRFFGYALDNVVVGDGRAALAGESDEAYDYIVLDAFTDEGTPRHLTSLEFFRLCRRKLHPRGGIALNLIGRGEQNERIRSALTTLQQEFPYTRAFRLPSPGSADLQNFVLIGRSAPIRCQLRAMAGFVDVKLAPGRIVRDPSVEPFPPYAP, encoded by the coding sequence ATGCGCGAATTGTGGACCCGGTCCGTTGGCGGCGGCGCGCTGACCGTATACGAAACGAACGAGCTGTACGGGGAAAAAGGCGCCTTCCGCGCGCTCCGGTTCGCGGATGGCGCGGTGCAGGGGGCGGTCGATCTGAACGACCCGGCGCGCATCGTGCTCGAGTACCCGAGAGCGATAATGCACCTTATGGAAGAAAACGATCCGGATTACGAATCCGTATTCGTGATCGGCCACGGCGTCGGCACGATGGGGCAAGCGCTGAAGGACAAGCGGTGTAAAATCGCGGAAATCGAGGAAGCGGTGCTGGACGCCAGCCGACGGTTTTTCGGCTATGCGCTCGACAACGTCGTCGTCGGCGACGGCCGCGCGGCGCTCGCGGGGGAATCGGACGAAGCCTACGACTACATCGTGCTGGACGCGTTCACGGACGAAGGCACGCCGCGCCATTTGACGTCGCTCGAGTTTTTCCGGCTGTGCCGGAGGAAGCTGCACCCTAGAGGCGGCATCGCGTTGAATTTGATCGGAAGGGGCGAGCAGAACGAGCGCATTCGCTCCGCGCTGACGACGCTGCAGCAGGAGTTTCCGTATACGCGCGCCTTCCGGCTGCCGTCGCCGGGTTCCGCCGACCTGCAAAACTTCGTCCTGATCGGCCGGTCTGCCCCGATTCGCTGCCAGCTGCGCGCCATGGCCGGCTTCGTCGACGTAAAGCTCGCGCCCGGGCGCATCGTCCGCGACCCGAGCGTAGAACCGTTCCCGCCGTACGCGCCGTAA